One region of Micromonospora lupini genomic DNA includes:
- the nusB gene encoding transcription antitermination factor NusB codes for MPARRKARKRALDVLYEADLRDRPPVEVLAGYLQRIEQPHPEHLGYAVGLIEGVAEHLNRIDELIASYAEGWTLERMPVVDRNLARIAVYELLYVDEIDDAVAISEAVELARQMSTDDSPRFLNGVLGRIAEYATR; via the coding sequence ATGCCGGCGCGCCGCAAGGCGCGCAAGCGGGCGCTGGACGTCCTCTACGAGGCCGACCTGCGGGATCGGCCGCCCGTCGAGGTCCTGGCCGGCTACCTCCAGCGCATCGAACAGCCCCACCCGGAGCACCTGGGTTACGCGGTGGGCCTGATCGAGGGGGTCGCCGAGCACCTCAACCGCATCGACGAGCTGATCGCCAGCTACGCCGAGGGTTGGACGTTGGAGCGGATGCCTGTGGTCGACCGCAACCTGGCCCGGATCGCCGTCTACGAGTTGCTCTACGTCGACGAGATCGACGACGCGGTGGCGATCAGCGAGGCCGTCGAGTTGGCCCGGCAGATGTCCACCGACGATTCGCCACGGTTCCTCAACGGGGTGCTCGGCCGCATCGCCGAGTACGCCACCCGCTGA
- the aroQ gene encoding type II 3-dehydroquinate dehydratase → MRVYVLNGPNLGRLGTREPAVYGSTSYADLVTLCEATGRELGLDVTVRQTDAEHELLGWLHTAADEGAAVVLNPAAWSHYSYAVRDACAMLRGPLVEVHLSNIHAREEFRHHSVVSAVATGVICGLGIDGYRLALHHLAAHPAARPA, encoded by the coding sequence GTGAGGGTGTACGTGCTGAACGGGCCGAACCTGGGCCGGCTGGGCACCCGGGAGCCCGCCGTGTACGGCTCGACCAGCTACGCCGACCTGGTGACGCTCTGCGAGGCCACCGGCCGGGAGTTGGGGCTCGACGTGACGGTCCGGCAGACCGACGCCGAGCACGAGCTGCTCGGCTGGCTGCACACCGCCGCCGACGAGGGCGCCGCCGTCGTGCTCAACCCGGCCGCCTGGTCGCACTACTCGTACGCGGTGCGCGACGCCTGCGCCATGCTGCGCGGGCCGCTTGTGGAGGTGCACCTCTCCAACATCCACGCCCGCGAGGAGTTCCGGCACCACTCGGTGGTCTCCGCGGTGGCGACCGGGGTGATCTGCGGTCTCGGCATCGACGGCTACCGTCTCGCCCTGCACCACCTGGCCGCCCACCCGGCTGCCCGCCCGGCCTGA
- the efp gene encoding elongation factor P, with protein MASTNDLKNGLVLNLDGELWAVVEFQHVKPGKGGAFVRTTLKNVLSGKVVDKTFNAGTKVETATVDKRTMQYLYADGEDFVFMDLETFDQITVPGGTVGEAANYLLPEAEATVAQHEGVPLYIELPTSVVLEVTYTEPGLQGDRSTGGTKPATVETGATVPVPLFITTGEKIKVDTRDGRYLGRA; from the coding sequence ATGGCCTCCACCAACGACCTCAAAAACGGCCTGGTACTCAACCTCGACGGCGAGCTCTGGGCCGTCGTCGAGTTCCAGCACGTCAAGCCCGGTAAGGGTGGTGCGTTCGTGCGCACCACGCTGAAGAACGTGCTGTCCGGGAAGGTGGTCGACAAGACCTTCAACGCGGGCACCAAGGTCGAGACCGCGACCGTGGACAAGCGCACGATGCAGTATTTGTACGCCGACGGCGAGGACTTCGTCTTCATGGATCTGGAGACCTTCGACCAGATCACCGTGCCCGGTGGCACCGTCGGCGAGGCAGCCAACTACCTGCTGCCCGAGGCGGAGGCGACAGTCGCACAGCACGAGGGTGTGCCGCTCTACATCGAGCTGCCCACAAGCGTCGTGCTTGAGGTCACCTACACCGAGCCCGGTCTGCAGGGCGACCGTTCGACCGGCGGCACCAAGCCGGCGACCGTGGAGACCGGCGCCACCGTGCCGGTTCCGCTGTTCATCACCACCGGTGAGAAGATCAAGGTCGACACCCGCGACGGCCGTTACCTCGGCCGCGCCTGA
- the pyrR gene encoding bifunctional pyr operon transcriptional regulator/uracil phosphoribosyltransferase PyrR: MAYPPAARSSPPRQPSVKVILASADVQRVVDRIAHQILEKTQGAADTVLLGIPTRGAPLARRLASRISTFEDVVVPVGVLDITLYRDDLRRHATRAIGPTQVPSGGIDGKRVILVDDVLFSGRTVRAALDALNDVGRPASVQLAVLVDRGHRELPIRADYVGKNIPTALAESVKVTLAETDGADEVKLYGGTTS; the protein is encoded by the coding sequence GTGGCATACCCACCGGCTGCCCGTTCGTCACCACCGCGACAACCCTCGGTGAAGGTGATCCTCGCCAGCGCCGACGTGCAGCGTGTGGTCGACCGCATCGCCCACCAGATCCTGGAGAAGACCCAGGGCGCCGCCGACACCGTGCTGCTCGGGATTCCCACCCGGGGCGCGCCCCTCGCGCGACGGCTCGCCTCGCGGATCAGCACCTTCGAGGACGTCGTCGTCCCGGTCGGTGTGCTCGACATCACGCTCTACCGCGACGACCTGCGCCGGCATGCCACCCGCGCGATCGGCCCGACCCAGGTGCCCAGCGGCGGCATCGACGGCAAGCGGGTGATCCTCGTCGACGACGTGCTCTTCTCCGGCCGCACCGTCCGGGCCGCGCTCGACGCGCTCAACGACGTGGGCCGCCCGGCGTCGGTGCAGCTCGCCGTCCTGGTGGACCGCGGCCACCGTGAGTTGCCGATCCGCGCCGACTACGTCGGCAAGAACATCCCGACGGCGCTCGCCGAGAGCGTCAAGGTGACGCTCGCCGAGACCGACGGCGCCGACGAGGTCAAGCTGTACGGGGGAACCACCTCATGA
- a CDS encoding dihydroorotase, translating into MTAYLITSVSIVGAAPTDLLIRDGVVAEVGPGLSAPDAVVVDGAGLVALPGLVDLHTHLREPGREDAETVESGSRAAALGGYTAVCAMANTSPVADTAGVVEQVWRLGREAGLVDVQPVGAVTVGLAGERLAELGAMADSAARVRIFSDDGHCVADPLLMRRALEYVKAFDGIIAQHAEEPRLTEGAQMHEGEVSTRLGLLGWPAVAEEAIIARDVLLAEHVGSRLHVCHVSTAGSVEVLRQAKARGVRVTAEVTPHHLLLTDERAATYDPVFKVNPPLRTAADIAALRAALADGVIDIIATDHAPHAVEDKECEWAYARPGMLGLETALSIALDVLGPEWDLIAERMSRTPARIAGLTGHGVDPAPGVPANLTVIDPAARRTIEPAELASRSRNTPYARMTLPGRIVATFLRGEPTVLDGKAVK; encoded by the coding sequence GTGACCGCGTACCTCATCACAAGCGTGAGCATCGTCGGCGCCGCGCCGACCGACCTGCTGATCCGCGACGGCGTCGTCGCCGAGGTCGGTCCGGGGCTGTCCGCGCCGGACGCCGTGGTCGTCGACGGCGCCGGGCTGGTCGCCCTGCCGGGCCTGGTCGACCTGCACACCCACCTGCGCGAGCCCGGCCGGGAGGACGCCGAGACCGTCGAGTCCGGGTCCCGGGCGGCGGCGCTGGGCGGCTACACCGCGGTCTGCGCGATGGCGAACACCTCACCCGTCGCGGACACCGCAGGCGTCGTCGAGCAGGTCTGGCGCCTCGGCCGGGAGGCCGGACTGGTCGACGTGCAGCCGGTCGGCGCGGTCACCGTCGGGCTGGCCGGCGAGCGCCTGGCCGAGCTGGGCGCGATGGCCGACTCCGCGGCCCGGGTGCGGATCTTCTCCGACGACGGGCACTGCGTCGCCGACCCGTTGCTGATGCGCCGGGCCCTGGAGTACGTCAAGGCGTTCGACGGGATCATCGCCCAGCACGCCGAGGAGCCCCGCCTCACCGAGGGCGCCCAGATGCACGAGGGTGAGGTGTCCACCCGGCTCGGCCTGCTCGGCTGGCCGGCGGTCGCCGAGGAGGCGATCATCGCCCGGGACGTGCTGCTCGCCGAGCACGTGGGCAGCCGCCTGCACGTCTGCCACGTCTCCACCGCCGGCAGCGTCGAGGTGCTGCGCCAGGCCAAGGCCCGTGGTGTACGCGTCACCGCCGAGGTCACCCCGCACCACCTGCTGCTCACCGACGAGCGGGCGGCGACCTACGACCCCGTCTTCAAGGTCAACCCGCCGCTGCGGACGGCCGCCGACATCGCCGCCCTGCGTGCCGCGCTCGCCGACGGTGTCATCGACATCATCGCCACCGACCACGCCCCGCACGCCGTGGAGGACAAGGAGTGCGAGTGGGCGTACGCCCGGCCGGGGATGCTCGGCCTGGAGACGGCCCTGTCCATCGCGCTCGACGTGCTCGGCCCCGAGTGGGACCTGATCGCCGAGCGGATGTCGCGCACCCCCGCCCGGATCGCGGGGCTGACCGGGCACGGTGTCGACCCGGCACCCGGCGTGCCGGCCAACCTGACAGTGATCGACCCCGCCGCCCGCCGCACCATCGAGCCGGCGGAGCTGGCAAGTCGCAGTCGCAACACCCCGTACGCCCGCATGACGCTGCCGGGTCGCATCGTGGCGACCTTCCTGCGCGGCGAGCCGACGGTCCTGGACGGAAAGGCAGTCAAGTGA
- a CDS encoding aspartate carbamoyltransferase catalytic subunit, translating to MIRHLLSGADLDADTATEILDTAAEMATVAGREIKKLPALRGRTVVNLFYEDSTRTRISFEAAAKRLSADVINFSAKGSSVAKGESLKDTALTLQAMGADAVVVRHPASGAPHRLANWVDGSVVNAGDGTHEHPTQALLDAYTMRARLGRLAGLSVAVVGDVLHSRVARSNVLLLSTLGAKVTLVGPPTLIPVDIAGALAPGTDVSYDLDAVLPDVDVVMMLRVQRERMKDSYFPSAREYSRRYGLDGPRMRRLPEHAIVMHPGPMNRGMEITPEVADSPRSTIVEQVTNGVSVRMAVLYLLLGGNNR from the coding sequence ATGATCAGGCACCTGCTCTCCGGCGCGGACCTGGACGCCGACACCGCCACCGAGATCCTGGACACCGCCGCCGAGATGGCCACGGTCGCCGGCCGCGAGATCAAGAAGCTGCCCGCGCTGCGCGGCCGGACGGTGGTGAACCTCTTCTACGAGGACTCCACCCGCACCCGGATCTCGTTCGAGGCGGCGGCGAAACGGCTCAGCGCCGACGTGATCAACTTTTCCGCGAAGGGGTCGAGCGTCGCCAAGGGCGAGAGCCTGAAGGACACCGCGCTCACCCTCCAGGCCATGGGCGCCGACGCGGTGGTCGTGCGGCACCCCGCCTCCGGCGCCCCGCACCGGCTCGCGAACTGGGTCGACGGGTCGGTGGTCAACGCCGGCGACGGCACCCACGAGCACCCGACCCAGGCGCTGCTCGACGCGTACACCATGCGGGCCCGGCTGGGCCGGCTGGCCGGCCTGTCGGTCGCGGTGGTCGGGGACGTGCTGCACTCCCGGGTGGCCCGCTCCAACGTCCTGCTGCTGTCCACCCTCGGCGCGAAGGTCACACTTGTCGGCCCGCCCACCCTCATCCCCGTCGACATCGCAGGCGCCCTCGCCCCGGGCACCGACGTGTCCTACGACCTCGACGCGGTGCTGCCCGACGTCGACGTGGTGATGATGCTGCGCGTGCAGCGGGAGCGGATGAAGGACTCCTACTTCCCCTCCGCGCGCGAGTACTCCCGCCGCTACGGGCTGGACGGCCCGCGGATGCGCCGCCTGCCCGAACACGCGATCGTCATGCACCCGGGCCCGATGAACCGGGGGATGGAGATCACCCCCGAGGTGGCCGACTCGCCCCGCTCCACAATCGTCGAACAGGTCACCAACGGGGTCTCCGTGCGGATGGCTGTTCTTTACCTGCTGCTCGGAGGGAACAACAGGTGA
- the bldD gene encoding transcriptional regulator BldD — MPSEYAKSLGARLRSIRQQQGLSLQGVEEKSNGRWKAVVVGSYERGDRAVTVSRLAELAEFYRVPVSELLPDGSGVRHEPTSKIVLDLERLYDEASEDLAYVARYARAIQQQRGDYNGRVLSIRADDLRALAIVYDASPSGLIERLTEHGVLVADPRAFFAS; from the coding sequence ATGCCCTCTGAATACGCCAAATCTCTGGGCGCACGCCTGCGCTCCATCCGCCAGCAGCAGGGCCTCTCCCTGCAGGGTGTGGAGGAGAAGTCGAACGGGCGATGGAAGGCCGTGGTGGTCGGCTCGTACGAGCGTGGCGACCGGGCCGTGACGGTGTCCCGTCTGGCCGAGCTGGCCGAGTTCTACCGTGTCCCCGTCTCGGAACTGCTGCCGGACGGCAGCGGCGTCCGGCACGAGCCCACCAGCAAGATCGTCCTGGACCTGGAGCGGCTCTACGACGAGGCCTCCGAGGACCTGGCCTACGTCGCCCGCTACGCCCGCGCCATCCAGCAGCAGCGCGGTGACTACAACGGCCGGGTGCTCTCCATCCGCGCCGACGACCTGCGGGCCCTCGCGATCGTCTACGACGCCTCACCGTCGGGCCTGATCGAGCGGCTCACCGAGCACGGCGTGCTGGTGGCCGACCCCAGGGCGTTCTTCGCCTCCTGA